A window from Citrus sinensis cultivar Valencia sweet orange chromosome 3, DVS_A1.0, whole genome shotgun sequence encodes these proteins:
- the LOC127900832 gene encoding uncharacterized protein LOC127900832, producing MTCTTLFDELNDLRLRYSIPGEIPLKVPGKKDAPSRPPRGYVTLFLESFKYGLRCPLQPYFARILNGLNLAPGQLNPNGWRVLSGLFILWDRCCQSEPTVDEVKHLYQLKSSPKDAGWYYFQSSTKSRKPITDLPTGGGGTWKRKFFFAGGPWGQVAQIDGKDCRVPPRFTVPVSWGVHFPLEPDQLKRVEAVLANSCSSRELLTTYNLLESRLILPGHRMEDAVIGALTRKRSRPPTTKRDQSKDAPTAKRANIVQQVPPLKILPPAPVKVGEASGAATDPASFSPPVGPRSRLPDSRAKHLVPYLNELTKLVSKKDLEDFDGRTLGELVGAMQHSAFHLSCMTTYYKAKVGRYDRKMKEDIQSATTRADVAKKKAGELNLENLKLIEQESLAQAKAISLEEELTKVKEDLQRQKAMYEAQLKSLRDSHRAQMDDLAAGVAQHMDEEAAKEDADGVEPIVVEEEDFPPRAVPADVGEASTPPDATGDTPPAPVEVQPTDAAGLTDPPSS from the exons ATGACGTGCACGACCTTGTTTGATGAGCTCAATGACCTCCGGCTTAGGTATAGCATTCCTGGTGAGATACCTCTCAAGGTCCCAGGAAAGAAGGATGCTCCCAGCCGGCCTCCCAGGGGATACGTTACCCTGTTTCTAGAGAGCTTTAAGTACGGGCTGAGGTGTCCCTTGCAACCCTACTTTGCCCGGATACTTAACGGGCTAAATCTAGCTCCTGGTCAGCTGAATCCCAATGGGTGGAGAGTgctctctggtctgttcatcttgtgggacagatgttgccaaagcgagcccacggttgatgaggtgaagcacCTGTACCAGCTAAAGAGCAGCCCCAAAGATGCCGGCTGGTACTACTTCCAATCTAGCACCAAGAGCCGGAAACCCATAACCGATCTTCCGACCGGTGGTGGTGGGacttggaagaggaaattcttttttgctgggggtccTTGGGGTCAAGTTGCACAAATAGACGGGAAGGATTGTCGCGTCCCACCCCGTTTCACggtcccag TTTCTTGGGGTGTCCACTTCCCGCTTGAACCTGACCAGCTCAAACGGGTCGAGGCTGTACTAGCCAATTCCTGCTCGAGCCGAGAACTGTTAACTACATACAACTTGCTCGAGTCTCGCTTGATACTTCCTGGCCATAGGATGGAGGACGCTGTGATCGGGGCTCTGACCCGAAAACGTTCCCGACCTCCAACCACGAAGAGGGACCAGAGTAAGGATGCCCCTACTGCAAAGCGGGCCAACATCGTGCAGCAGGTCCCACCCTTGAAGATTTTACCTCCTGCTCCTGTAAAAGTCGGGGAAGCTAGTGGAGCAGCCACAGATCCTGCTTCCTTTTCTCCTCCTGTCGGGCCTCGATCTCGCTTACCTGACAGCCGAGCAAAACACCTGGTCCCTTACCTCAATGAGTTAACTAAACTCGTGAGCAAGAAGGACCTAGAGGACTTTGATGGCCGCACCTTGGGTGAGCTGGTGGGGGCCATGCAGCATAGCGCTTTCCACCTCAGCTGCATGACCACCTATTACAAGGCTAAGGTTGGCCGCTACGAccggaagatgaaggaggatATTCAATCGGCGACGACCAGAGCTGACGTTGCCAAGAAGAAAGCAGGGGAGCTGAATCTCGAGAATCTGAAGCTGATAGAGCAAGAATCacttgctcaagcaaaagccattTCCCTCGAGGAGGAGCTTACCAAGGTCAAGGAGGATCTGCAAAGGCAAAAGGCTATGTATGAGGCTCAGCTCAAATCTCTCCGCGACTCCCACCGAGCTCAG atggacgaccttgcagctggtgtTGCTCAACATATGGACGAGGAGGCGGCCAAGGAAGATGCCGATGGGGTAGAGCCGATCGTGGTCGAGGAGGAAGACTTTCCTCCTCGTGCAGTCCCTGCTGATGTTGGCGAGGCGAGCACCCCCCCGGACGCAACTGGTGATACCCCTCCTGCACCTGTGGAGGTCCAGCCAACCGATGCTGCCGGGCTTACTGATCCACCATCTTCTTGA